A region of Candidatus Neomarinimicrobiota bacterium DNA encodes the following proteins:
- a CDS encoding LOG family protein, which yields MSSPLIDATGWNQYVAATMSDNKRQREKFYEDLDFLNSPEARPARLLAEYFGPMRLFRKMRIKDTIVFFGSARIPSPEKADSMKKENPAEDGGLLSLVPYYQAARDLAFRLTKWSKGLKNSKHRFIVTSGGGGGIMEAACRGANEANGYAIGLNISLPREPRGNPYTTRELDLEFHYFFMRKYWFLYLAKAMIIFPGGFGTLDELMELLTLIQTGKIRKKLPVVIYGKKYWDKIIDLDQLVNSGTVSPDDLDLFHFSESVDDAFGFLTHKLTKTHLDGKNF from the coding sequence ATGTCCTCTCCCCTTATCGATGCCACAGGCTGGAACCAATACGTCGCTGCGACCATGAGTGACAACAAGAGACAGCGAGAAAAATTCTACGAAGACCTCGATTTTCTCAACAGCCCGGAAGCCCGTCCCGCACGTCTGCTGGCGGAGTACTTTGGTCCCATGCGCCTTTTCAGGAAAATGAGAATAAAGGATACGATCGTGTTCTTCGGTTCCGCCAGGATACCCTCTCCGGAAAAGGCGGATTCCATGAAGAAAGAAAACCCCGCAGAGGATGGCGGCCTCCTTTCCCTGGTCCCGTACTACCAGGCGGCACGGGATCTGGCGTTCCGCCTCACGAAATGGTCGAAAGGGTTGAAGAATTCAAAACATCGCTTCATTGTGACCTCCGGCGGCGGAGGAGGCATTATGGAAGCCGCCTGCCGGGGAGCAAATGAGGCCAATGGATATGCCATTGGACTTAACATATCTCTCCCAAGGGAACCACGGGGAAACCCCTATACCACAAGAGAGCTCGACCTCGAATTCCACTATTTTTTCATGAGAAAATACTGGTTTCTTTATCTGGCAAAAGCGATGATCATATTCCCCGGCGGCTTCGGTACGCTGGATGAACTGATGGAACTGTTAACGCTGATTCAGACGGGAAAGATCAGAAAGAAGCTACCGGTGGTCATTTACGGAAAGAAGTACTGGGACAAAATCATAGATCTCGATCAGCTCGTGAATTCGGGTACCGTTTCACCCGATGATCTGGATCTTTTCCACTTCTCTGAGTCCGTAGATGATGCTTTCGGATTTCTCACACATAAACTCACCAAGACCCATCTTGATGGCAAGAACTTCTAG